The genomic interval AACTTGCCCGACCAAACAAACGGGACTACCGAGCCGAACAACGCTACTGCGAACCGGATCCGGGCGCAGCAGAATTGCGCAGCTGAATTCGCGCACTGTCCAGTGACGCCGCAGTGGGACGGGTCAGGTTGTCGCCGCCCAGAACAGTCGCAGGTTTGCTCCGCATCCAGCGCGATGCCGTTATGTCTGACGCTGACGTTCGTGTTGCGGACACCGTTCAGTGGTCCTGCGGTGGTCTGATGCGTTTTGCCCCCGACAACCGTTGATTGGGGGCTGTTCGCGTAATCGGAGGAAGCGTGGCCGCTGGTAGTGCTCACGGCGTCGGGCCGGCAACGGTCCGTCGCGGATGGGGGATGATCGGGCGGACGACCTCAACACCCGCCACCCGCTCCTGAGCGACTCGATCAAGGAGCAGCTCGACGCCTACCGGGCGGACCTGCCGGGCGCGCCGACCGAGACCTGGCACGACTTCGACGGCTCCGCCGCCGTGACGGGCTCCGGCCTGGCCCTCACGGTCCAGGTGAGTGAGGTGCAGGCCACCGACTTCGCCTGGCTGCGCGACATCGGGCTCCTCCTCGCCACCACCGCGATGGTCTACGCCATCCGTTTCATCTGCATGGCCGCCGCCGTCGGACCGCTGGGGGCGGCCGCCCCGGTGCTCTGCACACCGCTCGACGGGTTCTTCGGGACGCTCATCGGCGGCGCGATCAGGAACGCGGTTACCGGCAACTGGAACAACTGGAAGGCGTGGGCCATCGTTCTGGGCGCAGCCATCCTGGCTGGACGATCAGCCAGATCAGCCAGATCGCGTCCTGCACGGTCCGCACCTACCAGCCGAACATCGTCACGCTGCACATCGGCACGAACGACATGGCGCGCAACGTCTCGGTGGCCGGTGCCCCGGACCGGCTGCGCACCCTGCTGCGCAGGATCTTCGAGGCCGCCCCGAGGACGACGGTCATGCTCGCCACGCTCATTCCGTCCACGACACCGGCGACCATGAACCGCATCCAGGCGCACAACGCCGCCATCA from Parafrankia irregularis carries:
- a CDS encoding GDSL-type esterase/lipase family protein, with protein sequence MGHRSGRSHPGWTISQISQIASCTVRTYQPNIVTLHIGTNDMARNVSVAGAPDRLRTLLRRIFEAAPRTTVMLATLIPSTTPATMNRIQAHNAAIRCGGSAGGHSELAGPGQTPRKRLIAVR